One genomic region from Microcystis panniformis FACHB-1757 encodes:
- a CDS encoding ISAs1 family transposase, whose protein sequence is MLSLIEKLKQVKDFRKDKGKRHPLWIVLVVIILGTMLGYSGYRELGEFAKNNRHRLSKEFNIIPERVPSYSTIRRVMMGVDGQILLKMFNEWALQEYGQRDDINWLGIDGKSLKNTLKNPNNEQQNFIMFISLFSQESGLVLHLKRIENKKGSEIDEGQAIIEDCSLQNKVFTGDALHCQKKTISLIAKTKNDYVITVKGNQKNLYQRIQDLSNSSKPESFFLEQDNSHGRKISRKIEVFKVRKNERKGFENLRRVIKVERRGSRGDKTYEETAYYISSLTESAEVFAKIIRGHWKIENQLHWVKDVIFEEDKSEISDFQAASNWSILTTIGLNLFRGLGFLSITEGQRWLAERWEKLIVLST, encoded by the coding sequence ATGTTGAGCTTAATAGAAAAACTAAAACAAGTCAAGGACTTTCGGAAAGATAAAGGAAAAAGACACCCTTTATGGATAGTATTAGTAGTAATAATACTAGGAACAATGCTAGGATACTCAGGTTATAGAGAACTAGGAGAGTTTGCTAAAAATAATCGGCACAGGCTGAGTAAAGAATTTAACATAATTCCAGAAAGAGTCCCATCCTATTCAACAATTAGAAGGGTAATGATGGGAGTTGATGGTCAGATTTTGTTAAAAATGTTTAATGAATGGGCATTACAAGAATATGGACAAAGAGATGATATAAATTGGCTAGGCATAGATGGAAAAAGTCTCAAAAACACCCTAAAGAATCCTAACAATGAACAACAAAATTTTATCATGTTTATCTCATTGTTTAGTCAAGAAAGTGGCTTGGTATTACACTTAAAAAGAATCGAAAACAAAAAAGGGTCTGAAATCGACGAAGGGCAAGCTATAATTGAGGATTGCTCTCTCCAAAATAAAGTTTTTACTGGGGATGCTTTACACTGTCAGAAGAAAACAATCAGCTTAATAGCCAAGACTAAAAATGACTATGTTATCACCGTTAAAGGAAATCAGAAAAATCTTTATCAGCGAATACAAGACCTGAGTAATTCCTCAAAGCCAGAAAGTTTTTTTCTTGAACAAGATAATAGTCATGGACGAAAAATATCAAGAAAAATAGAAGTTTTTAAAGTGAGGAAAAATGAAAGAAAAGGGTTTGAAAATCTGCGAAGAGTTATTAAAGTAGAAAGAAGGGGTAGTCGCGGGGATAAAACCTATGAAGAAACAGCTTACTATATCAGTAGCCTAACCGAATCCGCCGAAGTATTTGCTAAAATTATTCGAGGACACTGGAAAATAGAAAATCAGTTACATTGGGTAAAAGATGTAATTTTTGAGGAAGATAAAAGCGAAATTAGTGATTTTCAAGCGGCCAGCAATTGGTCAATTCTCACAACCATAGGATTGAATCTTTTCAGAGGTTTGGGTTTTCTCTCAATAACGGAGGGACAGAGGTGGTTAGCTGAACGTTGGGAAAAACTGATAGTTTTATCGACGTAA
- a CDS encoding DUF3782 domain-containing protein, with the protein MTATIEDIRAILKELAQSQQELSQSQQELSQAQKETDKQINRVSQQIGELGNRLGEFVEWQVRPAVVRLFQERGIDVHEFHPGISVKRDNEGLEIDLLVVNDTDAILVEVKSKLTQRDVDEHLQRLAKFKRLMPRFRDVKALGAVAAMIVPNEVASYACRQGLFVLVQSGENVIILNDAEFTPQVW; encoded by the coding sequence ATGACAGCCACTATTGAAGACATTCGGGCAATACTAAAGGAATTAGCTCAATCCCAACAAGAGTTATCCCAATCTCAACAAGAGTTATCCCAAGCTCAAAAAGAAACAGATAAGCAAATTAACAGAGTTAGTCAGCAGATTGGGGAGTTGGGCAATCGTTTAGGAGAATTTGTCGAGTGGCAAGTGCGTCCTGCGGTGGTGCGTCTGTTTCAGGAGCGGGGTATTGATGTCCATGAGTTTCACCCTGGTATTTCGGTAAAACGGGATAATGAAGGTTTAGAAATTGATCTATTAGTAGTGAATGATACCGATGCCATTTTAGTGGAGGTCAAAAGTAAGTTAACTCAAAGGGATGTGGATGAGCATTTACAACGTTTGGCCAAGTTTAAGCGGTTAATGCCTCGTTTTCGAGATGTAAAGGCTTTGGGAGCGGTGGCAGCGATGATTGTTCCCAATGAGGTGGCGAGTTACGCTTGTCGTCAGGGTTTATTTGTGTTGGTGCAATCAGGGGAAAATGTAATAATTTTAAATGATGCGGAGTTTACGCCCCAGGTTTGGTAG
- a CDS encoding IS4 family transposase, with protein MLPSFYQACLQANLSEASYLTLQLLILLLQSHRIVQLEKLAALFPQPITFESRRRNLQRFLKLPQLNVKLLWFPLIKQIVKLEFSGKNKNREPRRRLKKLKHAGRLLVVIDRTDWKGRNLFVASVICGRRALPVYWVLLNKKGSSALGEPKKFLKPVLGLLKPYPLVVMGDREFQSAQLGKWLDDRGVAFIFRQKKSTYTRLKDGENYQALSELEPNRGERNFFRGVTHTKSHEIEGFNLATYGKRGYRTKGSKEPWYLLTNLESLEITLKLYKSRFGIEAMFKDCQTGGYNLEKTKVSEPRFLALILLIAIAYSLNTTRGQNLKKSGTRDYICRSKEAKRGPERHSDFWIGTYGSFWIESMDAYSELAFSLIRLKPGKHPDFSRGLTAMRLIQQAF; from the coding sequence ATGTTACCTTCATTCTATCAGGCTTGTTTACAGGCGAACCTTAGCGAGGCGAGCTATTTGACCTTACAGCTCCTAATCCTGCTCTTACAAAGTCATCGGATAGTCCAACTAGAGAAACTGGCCGCTCTTTTCCCGCAACCGATAACCTTTGAAAGTAGAAGACGGAATTTGCAGAGATTTCTTAAGCTCCCGCAACTAAACGTGAAACTCTTGTGGTTTCCTTTGATCAAACAGATCGTCAAGCTAGAATTTAGCGGAAAAAATAAAAATCGAGAGCCAAGAAGAAGGCTCAAAAAACTGAAACACGCGGGAAGATTATTAGTCGTCATAGATAGAACCGATTGGAAGGGTAGAAATTTATTCGTCGCCAGTGTGATTTGTGGTCGGAGAGCTTTGCCCGTATATTGGGTGTTACTGAATAAAAAAGGAAGTAGCGCTCTCGGGGAACCGAAAAAATTCCTCAAGCCAGTCTTAGGGTTGTTGAAACCCTATCCGCTCGTCGTAATGGGAGACCGTGAATTTCAGTCAGCGCAATTAGGGAAGTGGCTTGACGACAGAGGTGTAGCTTTTATCTTCCGTCAAAAGAAAAGTACCTACACGCGATTGAAAGATGGAGAAAACTATCAAGCCCTTTCCGAGTTAGAACCGAACCGGGGCGAGCGAAACTTCTTTCGGGGAGTGACCCACACGAAAAGCCATGAGATCGAGGGGTTCAACCTAGCAACTTATGGGAAAAGAGGTTATCGAACTAAAGGGTCTAAAGAGCCTTGGTATTTATTGACCAACCTAGAATCTTTAGAGATAACTCTCAAGTTATATAAATCTCGATTCGGGATTGAAGCGATGTTCAAAGATTGTCAAACGGGAGGATATAATCTTGAAAAAACGAAAGTGAGCGAGCCTCGCTTTCTCGCCTTAATTTTATTAATCGCTATCGCTTACTCTTTGAATACAACCCGTGGTCAAAATCTCAAGAAATCGGGAACTCGCGATTATATTTGTCGCTCCAAAGAAGCGAAACGCGGTCCGGAAAGACATAGCGATTTTTGGATAGGTACTTATGGGAGCTTCTGGATCGAGTCGATGGACGCGTACTCGGAACTCGCCTTTTCTTTGATCCGCCTCAAGCCAGGAAAACACCCCGATTTTTCTAGGGGTCTAACGGCTATGCGCCTTATCCAGCAAGCCTTTTAG
- a CDS encoding biotin/lipoyl-binding protein produces MSDQNHQHPDMGAKKTTQARIEHQNDNQIKTGIDPKIDSEKPFKYSEPTGRLGEIMLRLMPVGLLLGGLSYWAIVGKIPTPVQGRAVILIPRSIVNIEPRQGGRVLTLLIQPGDSVKKGQLLATLEFPELETELKDKKDRLADLKQQDKRVDSVEVSRRQLNAASVERQQKANQLQIKALQVQLSSNQKQREAYLSHARYLKNFQNSTDERLAAYDKLIEEGAVAKLDFPSYLFQFNNLEASNSINRVQIELDRLKGVDESLRAQMNALTAQNNILNTEKRQIDLQDTASDILRYNAIADQQREINTLKTTIQANKNVVSLYNGQILDLSVNPGEVLAPGGA; encoded by the coding sequence ATGTCTGATCAGAATCATCAGCATCCAGATATGGGTGCGAAGAAAACAACGCAGGCTAGGATAGAACATCAGAATGATAATCAAATAAAAACGGGAATTGATCCTAAAATTGATTCGGAAAAACCGTTTAAATATTCGGAGCCAACAGGAAGATTAGGGGAGATAATGCTGCGCTTAATGCCGGTGGGTCTTTTGCTCGGAGGACTGAGTTATTGGGCGATAGTTGGCAAGATTCCGACTCCTGTTCAAGGACGAGCGGTCATTTTGATTCCTCGTTCTATTGTTAATATCGAACCCCGTCAAGGTGGGCGGGTGTTAACCCTCCTGATTCAACCGGGAGATTCTGTCAAAAAAGGGCAATTACTGGCAACTTTAGAGTTTCCTGAATTAGAAACAGAATTAAAAGATAAAAAGGATAGGTTAGCAGATCTCAAGCAGCAGGATAAAAGAGTGGACTCTGTTGAAGTGAGTCGTCGCCAATTGAATGCAGCCTCAGTAGAGCGCCAGCAAAAGGCCAATCAGCTTCAGATTAAAGCACTTCAAGTTCAATTATCCAGTAATCAAAAACAGCGAGAGGCTTATCTCTCCCATGCTCGATACCTTAAAAATTTCCAGAACTCAACGGATGAAAGACTAGCCGCCTACGATAAACTTATCGAAGAGGGGGCTGTCGCCAAGCTAGATTTTCCCTCCTATTTATTTCAGTTCAATAATCTAGAGGCTTCTAATAGTATCAATCGCGTCCAAATAGAACTCGATCGCCTGAAGGGGGTTGATGAAAGCCTGCGAGCGCAGATGAACGCATTGACGGCCCAGAATAATATACTAAACACAGAAAAACGGCAAATAGACCTGCAAGATACAGCCAGTGATATTCTTCGTTACAATGCGATCGCTGACCAGCAACGAGAGATTAATACGTTAAAAACCACTATTCAAGCCAACAAAAATGTAGTGAGTCTGTACAACGGCCAGATTTTAGACTTATCTGTGAATCCGGGGGAAGTCCTGGCTCCGGGGGGCGCATAG
- a CDS encoding DUF3782 domain-containing protein, which yields MTATIEDIWEILKELAQSQQELSQSQQELSQSQQELSQSQQELSQAQQELSQAQKETDKQIKETDKQIKETDKQINRVSQQIGELGNRLGEFVEWQVRPAVVRLFQERGIDVHEFHPGISVKRDNEGLEIDLLVVNDTDAILVEVKSKLTQRDVDEHLQRLAKFKRLMPRFRDVKALGAVAAMIVPNEVASYACRQGLFVLVQSGENVIILNDAEFTPQVW from the coding sequence ATGACAGCTACTATTGAAGACATTTGGGAAATACTAAAGGAATTGGCCCAATCCCAACAAGAGTTATCCCAATCCCAACAAGAGTTATCCCAATCCCAACAAGAGTTATCCCAATCCCAACAAGAGTTATCCCAAGCTCAACAAGAGTTATCCCAAGCTCAAAAAGAAACAGATAAACAAATCAAGGAAACGGATAAACAAATCAAGGAAACGGATAAACAAATTAACAGGGTTAGTCAGCAGATTGGGGAGTTGGGCAATCGTTTAGGAGAATTTGTCGAGTGGCAAGTGCGTCCTGCGGTGGTGCGTCTGTTTCAGGAGCGGGGTATTGATGTCCATGAGTTTCACCCTGGTATTTCGGTAAAACGGGATAATGAAGGTTTAGAAATTGATCTATTAGTAGTGAATGATACCGATGCCATTTTAGTGGAGGTCAAAAGTAAGTTAACTCAAAGGGATGTGGATGAGCATTTACAACGTTTGGCCAAGTTTAAGCGGTTAATGCCTCGTTTTCGAGATGTAAAGGCTTTGGGAGCGGTAGCAGCGATGATTGTTCCCAATGAGGTGGCGAGTTACGCTTGTCGTCAGGGTTTATTTGTGTTGGTGCAATCAGGGGAAAATGTAATAATTTTAAATGATGCGGAGTTTACGCCCCAGGTTTGGTAG
- a CDS encoding DUF3782 domain-containing protein: MTATIEDIREILKELAQSQQELSQSQQELSQAQQELSQAQKELSQAQKETDKQIKETDKQINRVSKQIGELGNRLGEFVEWQVRPAVVRLFQERGIDVHEFHPGISVKRDNEGLEIDLLVVNDTDAILVEVKSKLTQRDVDEHLQRLAKFKRLMPRFRDVKALGAVAAMIVPNEVASYACRQGLFVLVQSGENVIILNDAEFTPRVW; the protein is encoded by the coding sequence ATGACAGCTACTATTGAAGACATTCGGGAAATACTAAAGGAATTGGCCCAATCCCAACAAGAGTTATCCCAATCCCAACAAGAGTTATCCCAAGCTCAACAAGAGTTATCCCAAGCTCAAAAAGAGTTATCCCAAGCTCAAAAAGAAACAGATAAACAAATCAAGGAAACAGATAAGCAAATTAACAGAGTTAGTAAGCAGATTGGGGAGTTGGGCAATCGTTTAGGAGAGTTTGTCGAGTGGCAAGTACGTCCTGCGGTGGTGCGTCTGTTTCAGGAGCGGGGCATTGATGTGCATGAGTTTCACCCTGGTATTTCGGTAAAACGGGATAATGAGGGTTTAGAGATTGATCTATTGGTAGTAAATGATACCGATGCCATTTTAGTGGAGGTCAAAAGTAAGTTAACTCAAAGGGATGTGGACGAGCATTTACAACGTTTGGCTAAGTTTAAGCGGTTAATGCCTCGTTTTCGAGATGTAAAGGCTTTGGGAGCGGTAGCAGCGATGATTGTTCCCAATGAGGTGGCGAGTTACGCTTGTCGTCAGGGTTTATTTGTGTTGGTGCAGTCAGGGGAAAATGTAATAATTTTAAATGATGCGGAGTTTACGCCCCGGGTTTGGTAG